From the Nitrobacter hamburgensis X14 genome, one window contains:
- a CDS encoding OmpA/MotB family protein, with protein sequence MAKKKRGDAHGGGHGWFVTFADLMGLMMSFFVMLVAFSTMDNNKLKIVAGSMRDAFGVQTEVRYSGIIESDGLPTRPKLKNSAHVPPEETSATPTPNEQERFKTAGARLKTDREFALASASLRQALQDMPELTELSKHIMFEETKEGLNLEIVDQDGRSMFADGSREPYERTRMLIRKLAAPLKATPLRISITGHTASNFIPTRSDYDGFDLSADRANAVRQILEREGLPPSHIFAVAGKSDSMPLFPDDPSLAANRRVTITLMREAPPLPPNLKP encoded by the coding sequence ATGGCCAAGAAAAAACGCGGCGATGCGCATGGCGGAGGGCACGGCTGGTTCGTCACGTTCGCCGATCTGATGGGCCTGATGATGAGCTTCTTCGTGATGCTCGTCGCCTTTTCCACCATGGACAACAACAAGCTCAAGATCGTCGCGGGCTCGATGCGTGACGCCTTCGGCGTTCAGACCGAGGTGCGATATTCCGGTATCATCGAATCGGATGGCCTGCCGACGCGGCCGAAACTGAAGAACTCCGCGCACGTCCCTCCGGAGGAAACCTCCGCCACGCCGACTCCCAACGAGCAGGAGCGTTTCAAGACCGCGGGCGCGCGCCTCAAGACGGATCGCGAGTTCGCGCTCGCTTCCGCGTCGCTGCGGCAGGCGTTGCAGGACATGCCGGAGCTGACCGAACTGTCCAAGCACATCATGTTCGAGGAGACCAAGGAAGGTCTCAACCTGGAGATCGTCGACCAGGACGGCCGATCGATGTTCGCGGACGGATCCAGGGAGCCTTACGAGCGGACGCGGATGCTGATCCGGAAGCTCGCGGCTCCGCTCAAGGCGACGCCTTTGCGGATTTCGATCACCGGCCACACCGCCTCGAACTTCATCCCGACGCGCAGTGATTATGACGGCTTCGATCTGTCGGCCGACCGCGCCAACGCCGTTCGCCAGATTCTCGAGCGGGAGGGGTTGCCGCCGAGCCATATCTTCGCGGTAGCGGGCAAGTCGGACAGTATGCCGCTGTTTCCGGACGACCCCTCGCTGGCGGCAAACCGGCGCGTCACCATCACCCTGATGCGCGAGGCGCCTCCGTTGCCTCCGAATTTGAAGCCCTGA
- a CDS encoding phosphatidylserine decarboxylase, with protein MSIDRQTLLSVAKSIRSGAKSIRAQISPIHPKGYPFVGGFALASIILFWIWTPLGWIGTLLTIWCALFFRNPARVTPVREGLVVSPADGRISMIAPVVPPAELELGEQPMVRISIFMSVFNCHVNRSPVAGKIERIVYRPGKFINAELDKASEDNERNSLVISTPNNGLVGVVQIAGLVARRIVTFVHDGQTLETGERFGLIRFGSRLDVFLPEGTQLLVSEGQTAIAGETVLADFQQADGGRTYRSN; from the coding sequence ATGTCCATAGATCGACAGACTCTCCTATCCGTCGCGAAGTCCATTCGCTCTGGCGCAAAATCTATCCGCGCCCAGATTTCGCCCATTCATCCGAAGGGTTATCCCTTCGTCGGCGGCTTCGCGCTCGCCAGCATCATCCTGTTCTGGATCTGGACCCCGCTCGGCTGGATCGGAACGCTCTTGACGATATGGTGCGCACTGTTTTTCCGCAATCCGGCCCGTGTGACGCCGGTTCGCGAGGGCCTCGTCGTCTCACCGGCGGACGGCCGCATCTCGATGATCGCGCCGGTGGTGCCGCCTGCCGAACTCGAGCTTGGCGAGCAGCCGATGGTGCGTATTTCGATCTTCATGAGCGTGTTCAATTGCCACGTCAATCGCAGCCCGGTCGCGGGAAAGATCGAACGGATCGTCTATCGTCCCGGCAAATTCATCAATGCCGAACTCGACAAGGCGAGCGAGGACAACGAGCGCAACTCGCTGGTGATATCGACGCCGAACAACGGTTTGGTCGGAGTGGTTCAGATCGCCGGACTGGTCGCGCGCCGTATCGTGACGTTCGTGCATGACGGGCAGACGCTCGAAACCGGCGAACGCTTCGGGTTGATCCGGTTCGGCTCGCGGCTCGACGTCTTCCTGCCGGAGGGGACGCAACTACTGGTGTCCGAAGGCCAGACCGCGATCGCCGGCGAAACGGTGCTGGCCGATTTTCAGCAGGCTGACGGCGGACGGACCTATCGCAGCAATTAA
- a CDS encoding ABCB family ABC transporter ATP-binding protein/permease encodes MADAAPHPASAPANPSHDPTRSATLGRALVHLWPYMWPGDRADLKMRVVWAMLLLLVAKVATLIVPFTFKWAVDALNGAGSAPVQPDNWAMWLILSPLAMTVAYGSVRVLMALLTQWRDGIFAKVAMHAVRRLAYRTFVHMHELSLRFHLERKTGGLTRVLERGRNGIEEMVRLVILQLIPTAVEVGLLTAVLLWQFDWRYVLVTLMTVVVYMAFTYRATQWRIEIRRRMNESDSDANAKAIDSLLNYETVKYFGAELREAKRYDRSMERFEAASVSTYTSLAVLNGGQAVIYTAGLTTIMIMCAIGVRNGTHTVGDFVMVNAMMIQLYQPLNLMGMVYRQIKQAIIDIEKMFGVLTRNPEVKDRAGAQPLHVGHGSVRFEDVRFSYDSNRPILKGVTFDVPAGKTVAIVGPSGAGKSTISRLLFRLYDVSSGRILIDGRDIRDVTQVSLRAAIGMVPQDTVLFNDTIRYNIRYGRWNATDEEVEAAARTAQIDGFIRMSPKGYETEVGERGLKLSGGEKQRVAIARTVLKAPPILVLDEATSALDSHTEHEIQEALEGVSRNRTSLVIAHRLSTIVGADEIIVLDQGRIAERGTHAGLLAADGLYASMWNRQREAQEAREKLALIGDDDDAPNRAPPPVDDPLVAPAAAAE; translated from the coding sequence ATGGCTGACGCGGCTCCGCATCCGGCGAGCGCCCCGGCAAATCCGTCCCATGATCCGACCCGGAGCGCGACGCTCGGAAGGGCGCTCGTGCATCTGTGGCCCTACATGTGGCCCGGCGATCGCGCCGACCTGAAGATGCGCGTCGTCTGGGCGATGCTGCTGTTGCTTGTGGCCAAGGTCGCCACCCTGATCGTTCCGTTCACGTTCAAATGGGCGGTCGATGCGCTGAACGGCGCAGGCAGCGCGCCCGTGCAGCCCGACAACTGGGCGATGTGGTTGATCCTGTCGCCGCTCGCAATGACGGTGGCCTACGGCTCGGTCCGCGTGCTGATGGCGCTGCTCACCCAATGGCGCGACGGCATCTTCGCCAAGGTCGCGATGCACGCGGTGCGCAGGCTGGCTTACCGGACGTTCGTCCACATGCACGAACTGTCGCTGCGGTTTCACCTCGAGCGCAAGACCGGCGGCTTGACGCGCGTGCTGGAACGGGGCCGCAACGGCATCGAAGAGATGGTCCGGCTCGTCATCCTCCAGCTCATTCCGACTGCGGTCGAGGTCGGACTGCTCACCGCCGTGCTGCTGTGGCAATTCGACTGGCGCTACGTGCTGGTGACGCTCATGACCGTCGTGGTCTATATGGCCTTCACCTACAGAGCGACGCAGTGGCGCATCGAAATCCGCCGCCGGATGAACGAATCCGATTCCGACGCCAATGCCAAGGCGATCGACTCGCTATTGAACTACGAAACGGTGAAATATTTTGGCGCCGAGTTGCGGGAAGCGAAACGCTATGACCGCTCGATGGAGCGGTTTGAGGCCGCAAGCGTCTCGACTTACACCTCGCTGGCCGTTCTCAACGGGGGGCAGGCGGTCATCTACACGGCCGGTCTGACGACGATCATGATCATGTGCGCGATCGGCGTGCGCAACGGCACTCATACGGTCGGCGATTTCGTCATGGTCAACGCCATGATGATCCAGCTCTACCAGCCGCTCAACCTGATGGGTATGGTCTATCGCCAGATAAAGCAGGCGATCATCGATATCGAAAAGATGTTCGGCGTGCTGACCCGCAATCCGGAGGTGAAGGATCGCGCCGGCGCGCAGCCGCTGCATGTCGGGCACGGTTCGGTGCGGTTCGAGGATGTGCGGTTTTCCTACGACTCGAATCGTCCGATCCTCAAGGGCGTGACGTTCGACGTGCCTGCGGGAAAGACGGTGGCGATCGTCGGGCCGTCGGGGGCGGGGAAATCGACGATCTCGCGCCTTTTATTCCGCCTTTACGATGTGTCGAGCGGCCGTATCCTGATCGACGGCCGGGATATCCGCGATGTCACGCAGGTCTCGCTGCGCGCGGCGATCGGGATGGTGCCGCAGGACACCGTGCTGTTCAACGACACCATCCGCTACAACATCCGCTACGGCCGCTGGAACGCGACCGACGAAGAGGTCGAGGCCGCCGCCCGGACGGCGCAGATCGACGGCTTCATCAGGATGTCGCCGAAGGGCTACGAGACCGAGGTCGGCGAACGCGGGTTAAAACTGTCCGGCGGCGAGAAACAGCGTGTGGCGATTGCGCGCACCGTGCTGAAGGCACCGCCGATCCTCGTGCTGGACGAGGCGACGTCGGCGCTCGACAGCCACACCGAGCATGAAATCCAGGAGGCCCTCGAAGGGGTCTCGCGCAACCGCACTTCGCTGGTGATCGCGCACCGGTTGTCGACTATCGTGGGCGCCGACGAGATTATCGTGCTCGATCAAGGCCGAATTGCCGAGCGGGGAACCCATGCCGGGCTTTTGGCGGCCGACGGTCTTTACGCCAGCATGTGGAACAGGCAACGCGAGGCGCAGGAGGCTAGAGAGAAACTGGCGCTGATCGGCGATGACGACGACGCGCCCAACCGTGCCCCTCCGCCCGTGGACGATCCGCTGGTGGCGCCGGCCGCCGCGGCAGAGTAG
- a CDS encoding TIGR00730 family Rossman fold protein, which yields MNTIKTVCVYCGSGPGTNPQFVEAAVAFGKALARNNVGLVYGGGSVGLMGAIATSTLDHGGTVTGIIPDFLTAREHALSRVQEMIVTRDMHERKRLMFERSDAFVALPGGVGTLEELVEQLTWQQLGRHSKPIMLANVDGFWEPLLALLAHMRATAFIRPTLAVNILQADRVEDILPKLRAAASDALNSKQMPADVAGRL from the coding sequence ATGAACACCATCAAAACGGTCTGCGTCTATTGCGGCTCAGGCCCCGGTACAAATCCCCAATTCGTCGAAGCCGCCGTCGCTTTTGGTAAAGCGCTCGCCCGGAACAACGTCGGGCTGGTCTATGGCGGCGGGTCGGTCGGCCTGATGGGCGCCATCGCGACCTCGACCCTCGATCACGGCGGCACCGTCACCGGCATCATTCCGGATTTCCTGACCGCGCGCGAACACGCGCTGTCGCGCGTGCAGGAGATGATCGTCACCCGCGATATGCACGAGCGCAAGCGCCTGATGTTCGAGCGGTCGGACGCCTTCGTCGCCCTGCCCGGCGGCGTCGGCACGCTGGAGGAACTGGTCGAGCAGCTCACCTGGCAGCAGCTCGGGCGGCACAGCAAGCCGATCATGCTGGCGAATGTCGACGGCTTCTGGGAACCGCTGCTGGCTCTGCTCGCTCACATGCGGGCCACCGCCTTCATCCGGCCGACGCTTGCCGTCAATATCCTGCAGGCCGATCGCGTGGAGGACATCCTGCCGAAATTGCGCGCCGCCGCGAGCGACGCGCTGAACTCGAAGCAGATGCCGGCCGACGTCGCCGGCCGCCTATAA
- the cimA gene encoding citramalate synthase has protein sequence MSRERLYLFDTTLRDGAQTNGVDFTLQDKQAIAKMLDDLGIDYVEGGYPGANPTDTELFLQKPALRHARFTAFGMTRRPGRSAANDPGLAALIEAKADAICLVAKSSAYQVRVALETTNDENLASIRDSVKAVAAVGREVMVDCEHFFDGYREDPAFALACARAAYDSGARWVVLCDTNGGTMPNEIEATVREVAKHVPGDHLGIHAHNDTEQAVANSLAAVRAGARQIQGTLNGLGERCGNANLCSLIPTLKLKKEFADAFEIGVSEDRLATLMQASRTLDNMLNRAPNRRAPYVGESAFVTKTGIHASAIIKDPATYEHVAPESVGNRRKVLVSDQAGRSNVLAELERAHIAFDRNDPKLGRLVEEMKEREAAGYAYESAAASFDLLARRTLGRVPEYFDVEQFDVNVEQRYNSHGQRVTVAMAVVKVRVDGEIRISAAEGNGPVNALDVALRKDLGKYQKYIEGLTLIDYRVRILNGGTGAVTRVLIESEDEEGERWTTIGVSSNIIDASFQALMDSIFYKLVKSGATA, from the coding sequence ATGAGTCGCGAACGTCTCTATCTGTTCGACACCACGCTGCGCGACGGCGCTCAGACCAACGGCGTCGACTTCACGTTGCAGGACAAGCAGGCGATTGCGAAGATGCTGGACGATCTCGGCATCGACTATGTCGAGGGCGGCTACCCCGGCGCCAATCCGACCGATACCGAGCTGTTTTTGCAAAAGCCCGCGCTTCGCCATGCGCGGTTCACCGCCTTCGGCATGACGCGGCGGCCGGGGCGATCCGCCGCCAACGATCCGGGGTTGGCCGCACTGATCGAGGCCAAGGCGGATGCGATCTGCTTGGTCGCAAAGTCCTCGGCCTATCAGGTCAGGGTCGCGCTTGAGACCACGAACGATGAAAACCTGGCGTCGATCCGCGACAGCGTGAAGGCCGTCGCGGCTGTGGGCCGCGAGGTCATGGTGGACTGCGAACATTTCTTCGACGGCTACAGGGAGGACCCCGCGTTCGCGCTGGCCTGCGCCAGGGCGGCTTACGACTCCGGTGCGCGGTGGGTCGTGCTGTGCGACACCAATGGCGGCACCATGCCGAACGAGATCGAGGCGACGGTTCGCGAGGTCGCGAAACACGTCCCCGGCGACCATCTCGGCATCCACGCCCATAACGACACCGAGCAGGCGGTCGCCAACTCGCTGGCCGCGGTGCGTGCGGGCGCGCGGCAAATCCAGGGCACGTTGAACGGCCTCGGCGAGCGCTGCGGCAATGCCAATCTGTGCTCGCTGATCCCGACGCTGAAACTGAAGAAGGAATTCGCCGATGCCTTCGAGATCGGCGTGTCCGAGGATCGCCTTGCGACCCTGATGCAGGCGTCGCGCACGCTCGACAATATGTTGAACCGCGCGCCGAACCGGCGCGCTCCTTACGTCGGCGAAAGCGCGTTCGTCACCAAGACCGGCATTCATGCGTCGGCGATCATCAAGGACCCCGCGACCTACGAGCACGTCGCGCCGGAATCGGTCGGCAATCGCCGCAAGGTGCTGGTGTCGGATCAGGCCGGCCGCTCCAACGTGCTCGCCGAGCTGGAGCGGGCGCACATTGCGTTTGACAGGAACGATCCGAAGCTCGGACGGCTGGTCGAGGAGATGAAGGAGCGCGAGGCGGCGGGCTACGCCTACGAATCGGCCGCCGCATCGTTCGATCTGCTGGCGCGGCGCACGCTTGGCCGCGTGCCGGAGTATTTCGACGTCGAGCAGTTCGACGTCAATGTCGAACAACGCTACAACTCCCACGGCCAGCGCGTCACCGTCGCGATGGCGGTCGTGAAGGTCAGGGTCGACGGCGAGATTCGGATTTCAGCCGCCGAAGGCAACGGTCCCGTCAATGCGCTCGATGTCGCCTTGCGCAAGGACCTCGGCAAATACCAGAAGTACATCGAGGGACTGACGCTGATCGATTATCGCGTGCGGATCCTCAATGGAGGCACCGGGGCGGTGACACGGGTGCTGATCGAGAGCGAGGACGAGGAGGGCGAGCGCTGGACCACGATCGGCGTGTCGTCCAATATCATCGATGCGTCGTTCCAGGCCCTGATGGATTCAATATTCTACAAGCTGGTGAAGTCCGGCGCGACGGCGTAA
- the pssA gene encoding CDP-diacylglycerol--serine O-phosphatidyltransferase, translating to MRRRRFRPIPVRMLVPNFITLLAICAGLTAIRLSTEGRMELAVAAIVFAAVLDGLDGRVARMIKGQSKFGAELDSLADFVNFGVAPGLILYFWQLHDLHNVGWIAAMIFAISGGLRLARFNATMNDTNKPAFAANFFTGVPAPAGAIAVLLPIYLSFLGAPQPPAVLTAFYTLLIAILMVSRLPVFSGKMVGMRVPPELVLPVFVAVVFFIALLISYPWVVLSFGSIVFLLSLPIGWKSYRDQDLKAAVEQTFPAEPSSADAALPVALPPEAKSPTIPIRPRKPDNRSPRPN from the coding sequence ATGCGCCGTCGCCGGTTTCGCCCGATTCCGGTGCGGATGCTGGTGCCCAATTTCATCACGCTGCTGGCGATTTGCGCGGGACTGACGGCGATCCGGCTTTCGACCGAGGGACGGATGGAGCTTGCGGTGGCCGCGATCGTGTTCGCGGCCGTGCTCGACGGGCTCGACGGGCGGGTGGCCCGGATGATCAAGGGGCAGTCGAAGTTCGGTGCCGAGCTCGACAGCCTCGCCGACTTCGTCAACTTCGGTGTCGCGCCCGGCCTGATCCTCTATTTCTGGCAGTTGCACGACCTCCACAATGTGGGCTGGATCGCGGCGATGATATTTGCGATCAGCGGCGGCCTGCGGCTTGCCCGCTTCAATGCAACGATGAACGACACCAACAAGCCGGCTTTTGCTGCGAACTTCTTTACCGGCGTGCCTGCGCCGGCGGGTGCGATCGCGGTGCTTCTGCCGATCTATCTGTCGTTTCTGGGCGCTCCCCAGCCGCCCGCGGTGCTGACGGCGTTTTATACGCTGTTGATCGCGATCCTGATGGTGTCGCGGCTGCCGGTCTTCTCCGGCAAGATGGTTGGCATGCGCGTGCCGCCGGAGTTGGTGCTGCCGGTCTTCGTGGCGGTGGTGTTCTTCATCGCACTCCTGATCAGTTATCCGTGGGTCGTCCTCTCCTTCGGTTCGATCGTTTTTCTGTTGAGCCTTCCGATCGGTTGGAAATCCTATCGCGACCAGGACCTCAAGGCGGCTGTGGAGCAGACGTTTCCGGCCGAGCCGTCATCCGCCGACGCCGCGTTGCCGGTTGCGCTACCCCCCGAGGCCAAGTCGCCAACCATTCCGATCAGGCCACGGAAGCCGGACAACCGGTCTCCCCGCCCGAATTGA
- a CDS encoding GNAT family N-acetyltransferase has translation MGQALPAPALRPMLPADVPVLAEIFVASIEELTGDDYSEAQQIAWASAADDEDKFGARLANELTLVATLRGSPVGFASLKGTDRIGMLYVHPGAARHGVATTLCDALEKLAGARGATALTVEASDTAERFFARRGYVAMQRNSVTIGDEWLANTTMKKMLTAGGAA, from the coding sequence ATGGGACAGGCGCTTCCTGCACCTGCGCTGCGGCCGATGCTGCCCGCCGACGTCCCCGTGCTGGCCGAGATTTTTGTCGCGAGCATCGAGGAACTGACCGGCGACGACTACAGCGAGGCGCAGCAGATCGCATGGGCCAGCGCCGCCGATGACGAGGACAAATTCGGCGCGCGGCTCGCGAACGAACTGACGCTGGTAGCGACGTTGCGGGGCTCGCCGGTCGGCTTCGCTTCACTGAAGGGTACGGATCGCATCGGCATGCTCTATGTGCATCCGGGCGCGGCGAGGCACGGGGTCGCGACCACGCTGTGCGATGCGCTCGAAAAGCTTGCCGGCGCCCGCGGCGCTACGGCGCTGACCGTCGAGGCCAGCGATACGGCGGAGCGATTTTTCGCCAGGCGCGGCTACGTCGCGATGCAACGCAATTCGGTGACGATCGGCGACGAGTGGCTGGCCAATACCACGATGAAGAAGATGCTGACCGCGGGAGGTGCGGCATGA
- a CDS encoding motility protein A, with translation MDIMTGAGLAFGMIVVAVMVFMGGDLHMFVSEHAMIIIFGGATAATMIRFPLGAILHGLPLGAKFAFTMSRLTARDLVDELARIAEIARKQGPVGLEKVETNEPFLAKGIRFVADGYDLEFIRDNLERDRDNFLMHLDEGSKIYRAIGDCAPAFGMIGTLIGMVQMFANMTDPSKLGPFMATALLATLYGALVANLFCLPIADKLHGKLLDEETNRTLIIDGILMIRDSKSPALVREMLLAYLPEKHRQEEGEPVPA, from the coding sequence ATGGATATCATGACGGGTGCCGGACTTGCTTTCGGCATGATCGTAGTCGCCGTGATGGTCTTTATGGGCGGCGATCTCCACATGTTCGTCAGCGAACATGCCATGATCATCATCTTCGGTGGTGCGACCGCCGCCACGATGATCCGCTTCCCGCTCGGCGCGATTCTGCACGGCTTGCCGCTCGGCGCCAAGTTTGCCTTCACCATGAGCCGGCTGACGGCGCGCGACCTTGTCGACGAGCTGGCGCGGATCGCCGAGATCGCCCGCAAGCAGGGGCCGGTGGGTCTCGAGAAAGTCGAAACCAACGAGCCGTTTCTCGCCAAGGGAATCCGGTTTGTGGCGGATGGCTACGATCTCGAATTCATCCGCGACAATCTCGAGCGCGACCGCGACAATTTTCTCATGCACCTCGATGAGGGAAGCAAGATCTACCGCGCCATCGGCGATTGCGCTCCGGCGTTCGGCATGATCGGCACCCTGATCGGCATGGTGCAGATGTTCGCCAACATGACCGATCCGTCCAAGCTCGGCCCGTTCATGGCGACCGCGCTGCTCGCGACGCTCTACGGCGCGCTCGTCGCCAACCTGTTCTGCCTGCCGATCGCCGACAAGCTGCACGGCAAGCTGCTGGACGAGGAAACCAATCGTACCCTGATCATCGACGGCATCCTGATGATCCGGGATTCCAAGAGCCCGGCGCTGGTGCGCGAAATGCTGCTCGCCTACCTGCCGGAGAAGCATCGCCAGGAGGAAGGCGAGCCGGTTCCGGCGTGA